The Salvelinus fontinalis isolate EN_2023a chromosome 24, ASM2944872v1, whole genome shotgun sequence genome has a segment encoding these proteins:
- the LOC129821954 gene encoding calcineurin B homologous protein 2-like isoform X2, whose amino-acid sequence MGTTNSTLSKIPNVEELMQETGFTPAHIVRLYDRFEALDKEKTGLLRPQDFGAINRLAMNPIGDRIIGAFFSPGQETVDFHSFVRILAHFRPADKKRPKDPSMPEPVNSRTSKLKFAFQLYDQDKDGKISRAELLQVLRSMLEMQVTEEQLESIADRTIQEADLDKDDAISFEEFRKSLEKVNIDHKMSIRFLR is encoded by the exons ATGGGCACGACAAACTCCACCCTGTCAAAAATTCCAAACGTCGAAGAATTAATGCAAGAAACGGGTT TCACCCCTGCACACATTGTTCGACTTTATGACCGTTTCGAAGCATTGGACAAGGAAAAGACAGGCCTTCTCCG CCCACAGGATTTTGGAGCCATTAATAGGTTGGCGATGAACCCCATCGGGGATCGGATCATTGGGGCTTTCTTCTCTCCAGG gCAGGAAACAGTGGACTTCCACTCCTTTGTGAGGATCCTGGCCCACTTCCGACCTGCGGACAAAAAACGTCCCAAAGATCCCAGTATGCCTGAACCTGTCAACAGTAGGACCAGTAAACTCAAGT TTGCCTTCCAACTATATGACCAGGACAAAGATGGAAAAATCTCCAGAGCTGAGCTTCTACAG GTGCTGCGGTCCATGCTGGAGATGCAGGTGACGGAGGAGCAGCTAGAGAGCATTGCCGACCGCACCATCCAGGAGGCTGACCTGGACAAGGACGATGCCATCTCCTTTGAGGAGTTCCGCAAG TCCCTGGAGAAGGTGAACATCGACCACAAGATGAGCATTCGCTTCCTGCGCTAG
- the LOC129821954 gene encoding calcineurin B homologous protein 2-like isoform X1 has protein sequence MIWCAAVLPITNTNSMNRWFCCFLINIVTPAHIVRLYDRFEALDKEKTGLLRPQDFGAINRLAMNPIGDRIIGAFFSPGQETVDFHSFVRILAHFRPADKKRPKDPSMPEPVNSRTSKLKFAFQLYDQDKDGKISRAELLQVLRSMLEMQVTEEQLESIADRTIQEADLDKDDAISFEEFRKSLEKVNIDHKMSIRFLR, from the exons ATGATTTGGTGTGCCGCTGTCCTGCCCATTACTAATACTAATAGCATGAATCGATGGTTCTGCTGTTTTCTCATCAACATAGTCACCCCTGCACACATTGTTCGACTTTATGACCGTTTCGAAGCATTGGACAAGGAAAAGACAGGCCTTCTCCG CCCACAGGATTTTGGAGCCATTAATAGGTTGGCGATGAACCCCATCGGGGATCGGATCATTGGGGCTTTCTTCTCTCCAGG gCAGGAAACAGTGGACTTCCACTCCTTTGTGAGGATCCTGGCCCACTTCCGACCTGCGGACAAAAAACGTCCCAAAGATCCCAGTATGCCTGAACCTGTCAACAGTAGGACCAGTAAACTCAAGT TTGCCTTCCAACTATATGACCAGGACAAAGATGGAAAAATCTCCAGAGCTGAGCTTCTACAG GTGCTGCGGTCCATGCTGGAGATGCAGGTGACGGAGGAGCAGCTAGAGAGCATTGCCGACCGCACCATCCAGGAGGCTGACCTGGACAAGGACGATGCCATCTCCTTTGAGGAGTTCCGCAAG TCCCTGGAGAAGGTGAACATCGACCACAAGATGAGCATTCGCTTCCTGCGCTAG
- the LOC129821955 gene encoding cytochrome c oxidase subunit 7A2, mitochondrial-like, producing the protein MNHLLKLPRLATRAFSTTTKQMKNKVPDHQNLFQADNGLPVHIKGGTTDVLLYRLTMTITLAGTGYSLFWILCACQPKGK; encoded by the exons ATGAATCACCTACTG AAGCTGCCCCGGCTGGCTACCAGAGCCTTCAGCACAACAACCAAACAGATGAAGAACAAGGTGCCAGATCATCAGAACCTATTCCAG GCGGACAACGGCTTGCCAGTCCACATCAAGGGAGGGACCACTGATGTCCTTCTCTACCGTCTAACAATGACCATCACCCTCGCAG GCACTGGATATTCCTTATTCTGGATTCTATGTGCCTGTCAGCCCAAGGGAAAATGA